In a single window of the Papaver somniferum cultivar HN1 chromosome 8, ASM357369v1, whole genome shotgun sequence genome:
- the LOC113302121 gene encoding uncharacterized protein LOC113302121 has protein sequence MAALPTPGPVQMINKNNTAISTRPSNTPVVAISALAAANSTAIAAASSIKPITIITETPTPTKNKRGLNKPKCTTCGNVARSRCPYESCKNCCAKAQNPCPIHVLKISGTPSDKSPSSNPTLFEPQNADATTLGTSIRASALRQLSQLNGSQVPRPRKPTTRKEAADINQWRFSKLKEYKDRNIETENEAFDRYMQNVNLLEEAFSLNSSVDGSSADEPTSSSLKDTDERVVHALKAKVGSNIGRTDSVRERIRDIVNQGLRKLQKVEFNDEVLSADADDLDSLKEPKRQKKEKNVRAERLLDIKDVIDKLKKARNEDDLQSCIRMKAQLFKGCGKASVTDNYVGRSKEQIMGKDVIPGKDLPATYVTKVDVSQELLHSLDAHFSSLEEIKCPLTSR, from the exons ATGGCGGCATTACCCACACCTGGACCAGTCCAGATGATCAATAAGAATAACACCGCAATCAGTACAAGACCAAGCAACACCCCTGTAGTCGCCATTAGCGCTCTTGCTGCTGCTAATTCCACTGCTATCGCTGCCGCCTCCAGTATTAAGCCAATTACAATCATCACGGAGACACCTACACCAACTAAGAACAAACGGGGTCTTAATAAACCCAAGTGTACTACCTGTGGCAATGTTGCTCGTTCCAG GTGTCCGTATGAGTCATGCAAGAACTGTTGTGCAAAAGCTCAAAATCCATGCCCCATACACG TTCTTAAAATCAGTGGAACTCCGTCAGATAAGTCGCCGTCTTCAAACCCTACTCTGTTTGAGCCGCAAAATGCTGACGCAACTACCCTGGG GACTTCAATAAGGGCTTCTGCACTGCGTCAACTCTCTCAACTCAACGGATCACAAGTTCCTCGCCCGAGGAAGCCAACCACTAGAAAG GAGGCTGCAGATATAAATCAGTGGAGGTTCTCCAAGTTGAAGGAGTACAAGGACAGAAACATTGAGACAGAAAATGAAGCTTTCGACCGGTACATGCAGAATGTTAATTTACTGGAGGAAGCATTTTCTCTTAATTCTTCAGTGGATGGCAGCAGTGCTGATGAACCAACCTCCAGCAGTTTGAAAGATACTGATGAGAGAGTTGTACACGCACTGAAAGCAAAAGTTGGATCAAATATTGGGAGAACAGATAGTGTGAGAGAACGTATACGAGATATTGTTAATCAGGGATTGAGGAAGTTGCAAAAAGTGGAATTCAATGATGAGGTACTTTCAGCAGATGCTGATGATTTGGATTCGCTAAAGGAGCCTAAAaggcaaaagaaggagaaaaatgTGCGTGCTGAAAGGCTTTTAGATATTAAAGATGTGATCGATAAGTTAAAAAAAGCTAGAAATGAAGATGATTTACAGTCCTGCATCAGAATGAAGGCCCAGTTGTTTAAAGGGTGTGGAAAAGCCTCAGTTACAGACAATTATGTTGGAAGGTCGAAGGAACAGATTATGGGGAAGGATGTTATACCGGGAAAGGATTTACCAGCCACGTATGTTACCAAGGTTGACGTAAGTCAAGAACTTCTACATTCTCTAGACGCTCACTTCTCTTCCCTTGAAGAGATAAAATGTCCTTTGACAAGCAGGTGA